One Paenibacillus sp. FSL W8-0186 genomic window carries:
- a CDS encoding DUF2905 domain-containing protein — translation MNNMPKILIIAGAVLIIAGLLWSFLGRFIHLGRLPGDIMIDKGNVKFYFPIVTCILISVVLSLISYIVRWFMK, via the coding sequence ATGAACAACATGCCAAAAATATTAATCATCGCCGGGGCAGTCCTCATTATCGCGGGCTTGCTCTGGTCTTTTCTGGGCAGGTTTATCCATCTCGGACGTTTGCCAGGTGATATCATGATTGATAAAGGGAATGTTAAATTTTATTTCCCCATCGTGACCTGCATTCTGATCAGCGTCGTATTGTCATTGATCAGCTATATCGTCCGGTGGTTCATGAAATGA
- a CDS encoding phosphatidylinositol kinase, with protein MNANEYQQICWSCMNKYVGIETADGHAYDGFIAHVDQNYVTLAVPSNEMIQRLDGLPANEATYRQFGFFPGFFPRRRFFYRRFPFYGIRNLFLLPFFI; from the coding sequence ATGAACGCAAATGAGTATCAGCAAATCTGTTGGAGCTGCATGAATAAATATGTCGGGATTGAAACGGCCGACGGTCATGCATACGATGGTTTTATCGCCCATGTAGATCAGAACTATGTGACTCTAGCGGTTCCTAGCAATGAAATGATCCAGCGCTTAGACGGATTACCAGCGAATGAGGCAACCTACAGACAGTTTGGTTTTTTCCCTGGCTTTTTCCCAAGACGCCGGTTTTTCTATCGCCGTTTTCCCTTCTATGGCATTCGGAACTTATTCCTGCTCCCTTTTTTCATCTGA
- a CDS encoding extracellular solute-binding protein: MNNRYSGKIRKVMTFALAASLTVGLLAGCSSAGKVKDSKEEKVLRIGMLYGSNDDSWFRQQYTDIYEFNNNVRIEIVPAVDQSEYRYRDYSNNEQYVEPDYFEGMKKLMTGNNPVDIIIADTGTLKRLAEENLLKPLDPMIQEDKFDTSDIVPVVIDTLKDIGGDNKLYGLSPTFSSSALFYNKKVFADAGIEPPTDGMTWDEVFDKARMVSKGEGKDRVFGFSFNRYLGSDPYWDMQSSYVTPLELRVYDEKAELMTVNSPQWQKVWDTISKLAKDKTIPSSANMNMEEYYSEDNYSPISGDLFLSGKLAMMISDGYYINEIVEANNNADKIKNYSPVDWDIVTMPVHPEKPGIGSNIWIGNTFSINSAAPNAETAWDFIKFVNGEDFAKLRSRSNSYEMVSRKSFITPKAGQSYNIDAFYQLKPVPPASAAEEKLARDIPGLYNITNSGRPHFQEVLEDKKSVADALKEWEEKGNKMLLELKKNPKAQFNEDGSVFEMH, encoded by the coding sequence ATGAACAACAGGTATAGTGGAAAAATCCGCAAAGTAATGACTTTCGCTTTGGCTGCGAGTTTAACCGTCGGCTTGCTTGCCGGCTGCAGCAGCGCCGGCAAAGTCAAGGACAGCAAGGAAGAAAAGGTGCTGCGCATCGGTATGCTGTACGGCTCTAACGATGATTCCTGGTTTCGGCAGCAATACACCGATATTTATGAGTTCAATAACAATGTAAGGATCGAAATCGTGCCGGCGGTAGACCAGTCCGAATATCGCTACAGAGATTACAGCAACAATGAACAGTACGTCGAGCCGGATTACTTCGAGGGCATGAAGAAATTGATGACGGGGAACAATCCGGTGGATATCATCATAGCGGATACCGGTACCCTGAAACGGCTGGCAGAGGAGAATTTGCTCAAGCCGCTGGATCCGATGATTCAGGAGGATAAGTTCGATACCTCCGATATCGTCCCGGTAGTCATCGATACGCTTAAGGATATTGGCGGAGACAACAAGTTGTACGGACTCTCGCCAACCTTCAGCTCGTCCGCGTTATTTTATAATAAGAAAGTATTTGCGGATGCAGGAATCGAACCGCCGACAGACGGCATGACCTGGGATGAGGTGTTCGATAAAGCTCGTATGGTCTCCAAGGGAGAAGGGAAGGATCGGGTGTTCGGCTTCTCCTTCAACCGTTATTTAGGCAGTGATCCTTATTGGGATATGCAAAGCAGTTATGTAACCCCGCTTGAACTTCGAGTGTACGACGAGAAAGCTGAACTGATGACGGTCAATTCGCCGCAATGGCAAAAGGTGTGGGATACGATCAGCAAGCTGGCGAAGGATAAAACTATTCCGAGTTCAGCAAATATGAACATGGAAGAGTATTACTCGGAAGACAATTACAGTCCGATCAGCGGCGATTTGTTCTTGTCGGGCAAGCTCGCAATGATGATCAGTGACGGCTATTACATTAATGAGATCGTAGAAGCCAATAACAATGCAGACAAGATTAAAAATTACAGCCCGGTGGACTGGGATATCGTGACGATGCCAGTGCATCCGGAGAAGCCGGGGATTGGCAGCAATATTTGGATCGGAAATACGTTCTCGATTAACAGTGCGGCTCCAAACGCCGAGACTGCCTGGGATTTCATTAAGTTCGTAAACGGGGAGGATTTCGCTAAGCTGAGATCCCGCAGCAACTCGTATGAAATGGTGTCCCGCAAATCGTTCATTACACCGAAGGCCGGTCAGTCTTATAATATTGATGCATTTTATCAGTTGAAGCCTGTACCGCCAGCTAGCGCCGCCGAAGAAAAACTAGCGCGTGATATCCCGGGGCTGTATAACATTACGAACTCAGGAAGACCGCATTTCCAGGAAGTGCTTGAGGACAAGAAATCAGTGGCAGACGCGCTGAAGGAATGGGAAGAGAAGGGGAATAAAATGCTGCTGGAGCTGAAAAAGAACCCGAAAGCCCAGTTTAATGAGGATGGCTCGGTATTTGAAATGCATTAA